The following proteins come from a genomic window of Geomonas sp. RF6:
- a CDS encoding PilZ domain-containing protein: protein MEKILLVSSDQAFLERNRNLFSKSGFSVHTATTAQEGLLIHQEHRTNLIIANLNLPDLEIERLCSIIRNDTTLRNVSIIVICFPTEKALRRAAGSGANAWLTRPVDPNVLLECATRFLRIAERRAHRVPFTGHLYGRRGSEIFSGTSCNISVSGLLCETEALLEEDDLVTIRYRVGADSIETKGKVVRSVQTQEGGYSYGVEFLDLAADQREGIQKFVEAAGQ, encoded by the coding sequence ATGGAGAAGATCCTTCTTGTAAGCAGCGACCAGGCATTCCTGGAACGAAATAGAAACCTCTTCAGCAAATCCGGCTTCTCGGTTCATACTGCCACTACTGCGCAGGAAGGGCTCCTTATCCACCAGGAGCACCGGACCAATCTCATCATCGCCAATCTAAACCTCCCCGACCTGGAGATCGAGCGTCTGTGCTCCATCATCAGGAATGACACGACCCTTAGAAACGTCTCCATCATCGTGATCTGCTTCCCTACCGAGAAAGCTCTGCGCCGTGCGGCGGGTTCGGGGGCGAACGCCTGGCTGACGCGACCGGTCGATCCGAATGTGCTGCTTGAGTGCGCGACGCGCTTCCTCCGGATCGCCGAGCGCCGCGCCCACAGGGTTCCCTTCACGGGGCACCTCTATGGACGGCGGGGGAGCGAGATATTCTCCGGCACCTCATGCAACATAAGCGTATCCGGCCTTCTGTGCGAGACGGAGGCCCTCCTTGAGGAGGACGACCTCGTCACCATCAGGTACAGGGTGGGAGCAGATTCGATCGAGACGAAAGGAAAGGTCGTCCGCTCGGTGCAGACGCAGGAGGGGGGGTACAGCTACGGCGTGGAGTTCCTCGACCTGGCCGCGGACCAGCGCGAGGGGATCCAGAAGTTCGTGGAGGCAGCCGGCCAGTAG
- the obgE gene encoding GTPase ObgE yields MSFIDEVKIYVKSGDGGAGCVSFRREKFIPLGGPDGGDGGKGGDVVVKVGAQLSTLMDLRHHPHQKAERGRNGSGKNRHGAAGEPLVILVPQGTVIKDAETGEELADLTDLDSTIVLLKGGRGGQGNARFATATHKAPKFAQPGEPGEERWIRMELKLMADVGLLGMPSVGKSSLITKISAARPKIAEYHFTTLKPNLGVVKYKNYRSFVMADIPGLIEGASEGAGLGHRFLKHLERTGQLLHLLDLSFMPERDPIKEYEAINRELALFNPELAEKRQTVVINKIDLPNVRENLKEVLPYFEERGIKVFPISAATGEGISELLDDIAHNLWGEPDETW; encoded by the coding sequence ATGAGCTTTATCGACGAGGTGAAGATATACGTCAAGTCGGGTGACGGCGGCGCCGGGTGCGTCTCCTTCCGGCGGGAGAAGTTCATCCCGCTCGGCGGGCCGGACGGCGGCGACGGCGGCAAGGGGGGGGACGTGGTCGTGAAGGTCGGAGCGCAGCTCTCCACCCTCATGGACCTGCGGCATCACCCGCACCAGAAGGCGGAGCGCGGCAGGAACGGCAGCGGCAAGAACCGGCACGGAGCCGCGGGGGAGCCTCTGGTCATACTGGTGCCGCAGGGGACCGTGATAAAGGATGCGGAGACCGGCGAGGAGCTTGCCGACCTCACCGACCTTGACTCCACCATCGTGCTGCTGAAGGGGGGGAGGGGAGGACAGGGTAACGCCCGCTTCGCCACCGCCACCCACAAGGCGCCGAAGTTCGCCCAGCCCGGCGAGCCGGGGGAGGAGCGCTGGATCAGGATGGAGCTGAAGCTGATGGCGGACGTCGGCCTTCTCGGCATGCCGAGCGTCGGTAAATCGTCCCTCATCACGAAGATCTCCGCCGCGCGCCCGAAGATCGCCGAGTATCACTTCACCACGCTGAAGCCGAACCTCGGGGTGGTGAAGTACAAGAACTACCGTTCCTTCGTCATGGCGGACATCCCGGGACTCATCGAGGGCGCCAGCGAGGGGGCCGGGCTCGGGCACCGCTTCCTGAAGCACCTGGAGCGCACAGGGCAGCTCCTGCATCTCCTCGACCTCTCCTTCATGCCGGAGCGCGACCCGATCAAGGAGTACGAGGCGATCAACCGCGAACTCGCCCTTTTCAATCCGGAACTTGCCGAGAAGAGGCAGACGGTGGTCATCAACAAGATCGACCTGCCCAACGTGCGCGAGAACCTGAAGGAGGTCCTCCCGTATTTCGAGGAGCGGGGGATAAAGGTTTTCCCGATCTCCGCCGCGACCGGCGAGGGGATCAGCGAGCTTCTGGACGACATCGCCCACAACCTGTGGGGGGAGCCGGACGAGACCTGGTAA
- the rpmA gene encoding 50S ribosomal protein L27, with protein MAHKKGVGSSRNGRDSDGQRLGCKKFGGETVKAGNILYRQHGTKIHPGNNVGLGKDYTLFALIEGVVKFERMGKDRKKVSVYPAN; from the coding sequence ATGGCACACAAAAAAGGGGTCGGCAGTTCCAGGAACGGCCGCGATTCTGACGGCCAAAGGCTTGGTTGCAAGAAGTTCGGCGGTGAGACCGTAAAGGCTGGGAACATCCTGTACCGCCAGCACGGCACCAAGATCCACCCGGGGAACAACGTGGGTCTCGGCAAGGACTACACCCTCTTCGCCCTCATCGAAGGCGTGGTGAAGTTCGAGCGTATGGGTAAGGACCGCAAGAAGGTCTCGGTCTACCCGGCCAACTAA
- the rplU gene encoding 50S ribosomal protein L21: MYAVVKTGGKQYKVSEGDFLKVEKLEGAVGDTVEISEVLMVGGDKVVIGTPLVPSASVIGKIVEQGKDKKILVFKSKRRKNHRKLNGHRQLRTILRIEKINA, encoded by the coding sequence ATGTACGCAGTAGTGAAAACCGGAGGGAAGCAGTACAAAGTTTCCGAAGGCGACTTTCTGAAAGTCGAGAAATTGGAGGGCGCGGTGGGTGACACCGTGGAGATCTCCGAAGTCCTGATGGTTGGCGGCGATAAGGTTGTTATCGGAACACCTTTAGTGCCCAGCGCCTCTGTCATCGGCAAAATCGTCGAGCAGGGCAAAGACAAGAAGATTCTCGTCTTCAAGTCCAAGCGCCGGAAAAACCACCGGAAACTTAACGGGCACCGCCAACTCAGAACCATCCTGAGGATCGAGAAGATCAACGCCTAG
- the purT gene encoding formate-dependent phosphoribosylglycinamide formyltransferase: MLGTPLKKGATKIMLLGSGELGKEVTIEAQRMGVEVIAVDRYADAPAMQVAHRSHVINMQDKAELERVVRLEKPDYIVPEIEAIATEYLLELEAEGFTVIPTARATNLTMNREGIRRLAAEELGLPTAGYRFATTFEEFQEAVAQIGIPCVVKPIMSSSGKGQSVLRTPDDAEKCFRYAMEGARGASDKIIVEEFIPFDYEITLLTVRSVDGTTFCPPIGHRQVDGDYHESWQPMGMTETVLAESQRQAKAVTDALGGRGIFGVELFIKGDQVWFSEVSPRPHDTGMVTMISQNLSQFELHVRAILGLPVPAVENLAPSASHVILAEEPAEEVAFDGVREALLVPGAKLRLFGKPDARKNRRMGVVLMTGADTDEARAKAEEAAHLVRIVKKQ; encoded by the coding sequence ATGCTTGGAACGCCGCTGAAGAAGGGTGCAACGAAGATCATGCTGCTCGGCTCGGGAGAGCTCGGCAAGGAAGTCACCATCGAGGCCCAGAGGATGGGTGTAGAGGTGATCGCGGTGGACCGCTACGCGGACGCCCCGGCGATGCAGGTAGCGCACAGAAGCCACGTCATCAACATGCAGGACAAGGCTGAGCTGGAGCGCGTGGTGCGCCTGGAGAAGCCGGACTACATCGTCCCCGAGATCGAGGCGATCGCGACGGAGTACCTCCTCGAGCTGGAGGCGGAGGGGTTCACCGTCATCCCGACCGCCCGTGCCACGAACCTCACCATGAACCGTGAAGGGATCCGCCGCCTCGCCGCCGAGGAGCTCGGCCTCCCCACCGCGGGGTACCGTTTCGCCACCACCTTCGAGGAGTTCCAGGAAGCGGTGGCGCAGATCGGCATCCCCTGCGTGGTGAAGCCGATCATGAGCTCCTCCGGGAAGGGGCAGAGCGTGCTGCGCACCCCCGACGACGCGGAGAAGTGCTTCAGGTACGCCATGGAGGGCGCCCGCGGCGCTTCCGACAAGATCATCGTGGAAGAGTTCATCCCCTTTGACTACGAAATTACCCTCCTCACCGTCCGCTCCGTCGACGGCACGACCTTCTGCCCCCCGATCGGGCATCGCCAGGTTGACGGCGACTACCACGAGTCGTGGCAGCCGATGGGGATGACCGAGACGGTCCTTGCGGAGTCCCAGCGCCAGGCGAAGGCGGTTACCGATGCCCTCGGCGGGCGCGGCATCTTCGGCGTCGAGCTCTTCATCAAGGGGGACCAGGTGTGGTTCAGCGAGGTCTCGCCGCGCCCCCACGACACCGGGATGGTCACCATGATCTCCCAGAACCTCTCCCAGTTCGAGCTGCACGTCCGCGCCATCCTCGGGCTCCCCGTCCCGGCGGTGGAGAACCTCGCTCCGTCCGCCTCCCACGTTATCCTCGCGGAGGAGCCGGCAGAGGAAGTGGCGTTTGACGGCGTGCGCGAGGCGCTCCTGGTCCCCGGCGCGAAGCTGCGCCTCTTCGGAAAGCCCGACGCCAGGAAAAACCGCCGCATGGGCGTCGTGCTCATGACCGGCGCCGACACGGACGAGGCGCGCGCGAAAGCGGAAGAGGCAGCGCATCTCGTGCGCATAGTCAAAAAGCAGTAA
- the rng gene encoding ribonuclease G produces MGNELVINTTSHETRIALIENGTIAELYVERSRVKGIIGNIYKGRVVRVLPGMQAAFVDIGLEKAAFLYVADVFDAMEEYETFIEGEEGEEQVPHPLHPIEELLQEGQELLVQISKEPIGTKGARITAHISLPGRHLVYMPTVDHVGISRRIEDEAERERLKEIVDRIKPPGGGFIVRTVSEGKTEEDLVADLNYLTKLWDEIYKRNEKAGAPTLIHSDLDVTQKVVRDILTETVERIVVDSKPEHDKIVQFISTFMPKMKYSIELYEEEEPIFDHFGLEVEISRALGRKVWLKSGGYIIIEQTEALTAIDVNTGRFVGKHNLEDTILKTNLEAVKEIAYQLRLRNLGGIIIIDFIDMEKEVNRDKVYTALEEALKSDKSKTNILKISELGLVEMTRKRVRESLGRMMCEPCPYCEGRGYLKSKITVCHEIFRELRREMLDLRGSKVMLTVHPQVADLLYDEERRGLEELEKNFKKRITVRAKPGFHQEQFEISLS; encoded by the coding sequence ATGGGAAATGAACTGGTTATCAACACCACCTCCCACGAAACCCGCATCGCGCTCATCGAAAACGGCACCATTGCCGAGCTGTATGTCGAGAGGAGCAGAGTAAAGGGGATCATCGGGAATATCTACAAGGGGAGGGTGGTCCGGGTCTTGCCCGGCATGCAGGCCGCCTTTGTCGATATAGGGCTCGAGAAAGCCGCCTTTCTCTACGTTGCGGATGTCTTCGACGCCATGGAGGAGTACGAGACCTTTATCGAGGGTGAGGAGGGGGAGGAGCAGGTGCCGCACCCGCTTCATCCGATCGAGGAACTCCTCCAGGAGGGGCAGGAGCTCCTGGTGCAGATCTCCAAGGAGCCTATCGGCACGAAGGGGGCGCGCATCACGGCGCACATCTCCCTTCCCGGGCGTCACCTCGTGTACATGCCGACCGTCGACCACGTCGGCATCTCCCGGCGCATCGAGGACGAGGCGGAGCGGGAGCGCCTGAAGGAGATCGTGGACCGCATAAAGCCTCCCGGCGGGGGGTTCATCGTGCGCACCGTCTCCGAAGGGAAGACCGAGGAGGACCTGGTAGCGGACCTCAATTACCTCACCAAGCTGTGGGACGAGATCTACAAGAGAAACGAGAAGGCGGGGGCGCCGACCCTGATCCACTCCGACCTCGACGTGACCCAGAAGGTGGTGCGGGATATCCTCACCGAGACGGTGGAGAGGATCGTTGTCGACTCGAAGCCGGAGCACGACAAGATCGTGCAGTTCATCAGCACCTTCATGCCGAAGATGAAGTACTCCATCGAGCTGTACGAGGAGGAGGAGCCGATCTTTGACCACTTCGGCCTCGAGGTGGAGATCAGCCGCGCGCTCGGGCGCAAGGTGTGGCTGAAGAGCGGCGGCTACATCATCATCGAGCAGACCGAGGCGCTGACGGCGATCGACGTGAACACCGGGCGTTTCGTGGGGAAGCACAACCTCGAGGACACCATTCTGAAGACGAACCTGGAGGCGGTGAAGGAGATCGCCTACCAGCTGCGCCTGAGGAACCTCGGCGGGATCATCATCATCGACTTCATCGACATGGAGAAGGAGGTGAACCGCGACAAGGTGTACACCGCCCTCGAGGAAGCGCTGAAGAGCGACAAGTCGAAGACGAACATCCTGAAGATTTCCGAGCTCGGCCTCGTGGAGATGACGCGCAAGAGGGTGCGGGAGAGCCTCGGGCGCATGATGTGCGAGCCGTGCCCCTACTGCGAGGGGAGAGGGTATCTGAAGTCGAAGATAACGGTGTGCCACGAGATCTTCAGGGAGCTGCGCCGGGAGATGCTCGATCTGAGGGGGAGCAAGGTCATGCTGACGGTGCACCCGCAGGTCGCCGATCTCCTCTACGACGAGGAGAGGCGCGGGCTGGAGGAGCTGGAGAAGAACTTCAAGAAGCGGATCACCGTCCGCGCGAAACCGGGATTCCACCAGGAGCAGTTCGAGATATCGCTGAGCTAG
- a CDS encoding TIGR03960 family B12-binding radical SAM protein, producing the protein MSNNSLLSVDKPARYMGGEMGSVRVPGADLAFVLAFPDVYEVGMSHLGFQILYGVLKTAPWIAPERAYAPWPDMEKMLRDSGQPLCTLESGAPLGAADIIGFTLQYELSYTNILNMLDLSEIPLLASQRGEGHPLILGGGPGAYNPEPVADFFDAFLIGDGEEAVLEIAQVVRDAKDARLPKAELLKKLAAIEGVYVPSLFEVSYREDGRIAEIKPLDEGHPRVRRRFVADLDKALFPDTPIVPFLKAVHDRVSVEVSRGCTRGCRFCQAGYIYRPVRERSPERILEIVEEALKGTGYDEISLLSLSTGDYSCLAPLLKGLMDRYATQKKAVSLPSLRVGSLSDEMVQEIARVRKTGFTLAPEAGSERLRGVINKGISAPELLENARAAYSAGWRLIKLYFMIGLPTEEMADLEGLVELSREVKRQGKLSGNGGEVNVSVSSFVPKPHTPFQWEPQITETEIVEKQRWLRQELKKKKLNMKWQDSSLSMLEGVFARGDRRLSRVLVEAHRLGCRFDGWWEHYDRLKWEEAFAATGVDPSFYHRRRELDETLPWEHLDCGVTTEYLLEERQRALANVPTSDCRTGCTACGVCDFDEVKMRLQEKREFTAFGWTPEHDAEPAEASRVRIRFSKTGRMRYLSHLEMLTLFTRAVGRAGVPIRFSQGFHPHPKFSFATALSVGVESFAEYLDMEIDAGYGADTLKEALNRALPEGVEVLEAKEIPLRSASLSTIMELVRYTVRIPPPLCADLQLQAARFLEKESVPYVREKKGKSLELDLRHEMKELSAHGDVLEMVVGRGKPLEFAAAVCDVPVEALAEASVQKVEVLFSGAW; encoded by the coding sequence TTGAGCAATAACAGCCTTTTGTCCGTGGATAAGCCGGCCCGCTATATGGGCGGAGAGATGGGGAGCGTGCGGGTGCCGGGGGCTGACCTTGCCTTCGTGCTCGCCTTTCCGGACGTCTATGAAGTGGGGATGAGCCATCTCGGGTTCCAGATTCTCTACGGCGTTCTGAAGACCGCCCCTTGGATCGCTCCGGAGCGTGCGTACGCCCCGTGGCCCGACATGGAAAAGATGCTGCGCGACAGCGGGCAGCCGCTGTGCACGCTGGAGAGCGGCGCTCCCCTCGGCGCGGCGGACATCATCGGATTTACCCTCCAGTACGAGCTCTCCTACACAAACATCCTGAACATGCTCGACCTCTCCGAGATCCCCCTCCTGGCGAGCCAGCGCGGCGAGGGGCACCCCCTCATCCTCGGCGGTGGGCCGGGCGCCTACAACCCGGAGCCGGTCGCCGACTTCTTTGACGCCTTCCTCATCGGCGACGGAGAGGAGGCGGTCCTGGAGATTGCGCAGGTCGTGCGCGACGCAAAGGATGCGCGCCTCCCAAAGGCGGAGCTCCTGAAGAAGCTCGCCGCCATAGAAGGGGTGTACGTCCCCTCCCTTTTCGAGGTGAGCTACCGGGAAGACGGGCGGATTGCTGAAATAAAGCCTCTCGACGAGGGTCACCCGCGGGTGCGCCGCCGTTTCGTGGCGGATCTCGACAAGGCCCTCTTCCCCGACACCCCGATCGTCCCCTTCCTGAAGGCGGTGCACGACAGGGTGAGCGTGGAGGTCTCCCGCGGCTGCACGCGCGGCTGCCGTTTCTGCCAGGCCGGGTACATTTACCGCCCTGTGCGCGAGCGCTCGCCGGAGAGGATCCTGGAGATCGTGGAGGAGGCGCTGAAGGGGACCGGATACGACGAGATTTCCCTCCTCTCCCTTTCCACCGGGGACTACAGCTGCCTCGCCCCTCTGCTGAAGGGGCTCATGGACCGCTACGCGACGCAGAAAAAGGCGGTGTCGCTGCCGTCGCTGCGGGTCGGGAGCCTGAGCGACGAGATGGTGCAGGAGATCGCCCGGGTCAGAAAGACCGGCTTTACCCTCGCCCCGGAGGCGGGAAGCGAAAGGCTGCGCGGCGTCATCAACAAGGGGATCAGCGCGCCGGAGCTCCTGGAGAATGCCCGCGCCGCCTACAGCGCGGGGTGGCGCCTCATCAAGCTGTACTTCATGATCGGCCTCCCCACAGAAGAGATGGCAGACCTCGAGGGGCTCGTGGAACTCTCCCGCGAGGTGAAAAGGCAGGGGAAACTCTCCGGCAACGGCGGCGAGGTGAACGTTTCGGTGAGCTCCTTCGTGCCGAAGCCGCACACCCCCTTCCAGTGGGAGCCCCAGATAACGGAGACGGAGATCGTGGAGAAGCAGCGCTGGCTGCGCCAGGAGCTCAAGAAGAAAAAGCTGAACATGAAGTGGCAGGACTCCTCCCTCTCGATGCTGGAGGGGGTCTTCGCCCGCGGTGACAGGCGTCTGTCCCGCGTCCTTGTCGAGGCGCACCGGCTCGGGTGCCGCTTCGACGGGTGGTGGGAGCACTACGACAGGCTGAAGTGGGAAGAGGCGTTCGCCGCGACAGGGGTCGACCCCTCCTTCTACCACCGCCGCCGCGAGTTGGACGAGACGCTCCCCTGGGAGCACCTGGACTGCGGCGTCACCACCGAATATCTCCTGGAGGAGCGCCAGAGGGCGCTTGCCAACGTTCCGACCTCGGATTGCAGGACCGGGTGCACCGCGTGCGGCGTCTGCGACTTCGATGAGGTGAAGATGCGCCTCCAGGAGAAGCGGGAGTTCACCGCCTTCGGCTGGACGCCGGAGCACGATGCCGAGCCTGCGGAGGCCAGCCGGGTGCGGATCCGCTTCTCCAAGACGGGGCGCATGCGCTACTTAAGCCACCTGGAGATGCTGACGCTCTTTACCCGCGCCGTGGGGCGCGCCGGGGTTCCGATCCGCTTCTCGCAGGGATTTCACCCCCATCCGAAGTTCTCCTTCGCCACCGCGCTTTCGGTCGGTGTGGAGTCATTCGCGGAATATCTCGACATGGAGATTGACGCAGGGTACGGCGCGGATACCCTGAAGGAGGCGCTGAACAGGGCGCTGCCGGAAGGTGTGGAGGTCCTGGAAGCAAAGGAGATCCCCCTTCGCTCCGCGTCTCTCTCCACGATCATGGAGCTGGTGCGCTACACGGTGCGGATCCCTCCTCCGCTGTGCGCCGACCTGCAGCTGCAGGCGGCACGCTTCCTGGAGAAGGAGAGCGTGCCGTACGTCAGGGAAAAGAAGGGGAAGAGCCTGGAGCTCGACCTGCGCCACGAGATGAAGGAGCTCTCCGCGCACGGAGACGTCCTGGAGATGGTGGTGGGGCGCGGCAAGCCGCTGGAGTTTGCCGCAGCCGTCTGCGACGTGCCGGTGGAGGCGCTTGCGGAGGCGAGCGTGCAGAAGGTGGAGGTTCTTTTCTCCGGCGCCTGGTAG
- a CDS encoding exosortase system-associated protein, TIGR04073 family produces MQIKWSLRIVLVAVLLAAGLTARQAQADPLKSIEDSAPQEVVDGMANKAARGVANVATGWVEVPKQIAMTMKEDGVAMGLTVGPLKGVGMALVRTGAGVAEALTFFIAWPEFYEPYIEPAYVWQKE; encoded by the coding sequence ATGCAGATCAAATGGAGTCTCCGCATAGTCCTCGTCGCCGTCCTCCTCGCGGCCGGGCTTACGGCGCGGCAGGCGCAGGCGGATCCCTTGAAGTCGATCGAGGACTCCGCCCCCCAGGAAGTGGTGGACGGCATGGCCAACAAGGCGGCACGCGGCGTAGCGAACGTTGCGACGGGGTGGGTGGAGGTTCCGAAGCAGATTGCCATGACCATGAAGGAAGATGGCGTCGCGATGGGGCTGACGGTCGGCCCGCTGAAAGGGGTAGGGATGGCGCTTGTGAGGACGGGAGCCGGTGTGGCGGAGGCGCTCACCTTCTTCATCGCCTGGCCGGAGTTCTACGAGCCGTACATCGAGCCGGCCTACGTCTGGCAGAAGGAGTAG
- a CDS encoding exosortase system-associated protein, TIGR04073 family: MRVRTTVFSLLLLTVLSTASFAQEAQQPEAITEKMAFKLIRGVANITTAVVEIPKQSYLTVRDRGNVGYLVGPLKGMGMAFYRLFAGVTETVFFAVPQPGYYDPIVEPEYVWKGWHEKRVEPRNHPESDTAAKGE, translated from the coding sequence ATGCGCGTCAGGACTACGGTTTTTTCCCTGCTCCTCCTCACCGTCCTCTCCACTGCCAGCTTCGCCCAGGAAGCCCAGCAGCCGGAAGCGATAACGGAGAAGATGGCTTTCAAGCTCATCCGCGGCGTGGCCAATATCACCACCGCGGTGGTGGAGATCCCGAAGCAGTCGTATCTCACGGTGCGCGATCGTGGAAACGTGGGATACTTGGTAGGGCCCCTGAAGGGGATGGGAATGGCCTTCTATCGCCTCTTTGCCGGCGTCACCGAAACGGTTTTCTTTGCGGTGCCGCAGCCGGGATATTACGACCCGATCGTGGAGCCGGAGTATGTCTGGAAGGGGTGGCATGAAAAACGGGTGGAACCCAGGAATCACCCTGAGTCGGACACCGCTGCAAAAGGAGAGTAG
- a CDS encoding peroxiredoxin: MSLTTLVTQEAPDFTAEAVMADNSFGEITLSKYRGKYVILFFYPLDFTFVCPSEILAFNKRLPDFKSKNCEVIGVSVDSKFTHLAWKNTSLENGGIGQIQYPMVQDLDKAIAKRYGILYNESVALRGLFLIDTNGIVRHTVINDLPLGRSVNEALRMLDALQFVETHGGEVCPANWQEGDEAMKASSEGVADYLAKHG; this comes from the coding sequence ATGAGCCTTACCACCCTTGTAACCCAGGAAGCGCCCGATTTCACCGCGGAAGCGGTTATGGCTGATAACAGTTTCGGAGAGATCACCCTTTCCAAGTATCGCGGCAAGTACGTGATTCTCTTCTTCTACCCGCTCGACTTCACCTTCGTCTGCCCGTCCGAGATCCTGGCATTCAACAAAAGGCTCCCGGACTTCAAGTCGAAGAACTGCGAGGTGATCGGTGTCTCGGTCGACTCCAAGTTCACCCACCTCGCGTGGAAGAACACCTCCCTGGAAAACGGCGGGATAGGGCAGATCCAGTACCCGATGGTACAGGATCTGGACAAGGCGATCGCCAAGAGGTACGGGATCCTGTACAACGAGTCGGTGGCGCTGCGCGGGCTCTTCCTGATCGATACGAACGGCATCGTGCGGCACACGGTCATCAACGACCTGCCCCTCGGCCGCAGCGTGAACGAGGCGCTGAGGATGCTCGACGCGCTGCAGTTCGTGGAGACCCACGGCGGCGAGGTCTGCCCGGCTAACTGGCAGGAAGGGGATGAGGCGATGAAGGCTTCCAGCGAAGGGGTCGCCGACTACCTCGCGAAGCACGGCTAG
- a CDS encoding ATP-binding protein translates to MIRKIVKIDKEKCDGCGLCVPSCAEGAIRIVDGKAELAADNLCDGLGACLGDCPQDAITIIEREADEFDEEAVHQHLAGNAHAAAPEAHAPHKSHAEAHHGGCPGSRAMSLKPAAPAPDAGEGAPQPSQLGQWPVQLHLVPPTAPYFQNADLLIAADCVPFAYADFHRDLLAGKAVVIGCPKLDDNDFYTKKLTELFRVSSIKSITVVRMEVPCCGGIVAAARQALAACGKEIPFKEVRVSINGEILG, encoded by the coding sequence ATGATCAGGAAAATCGTGAAGATAGACAAAGAGAAGTGCGACGGCTGCGGGCTTTGCGTACCCTCCTGCGCCGAGGGCGCGATCCGCATCGTCGACGGCAAGGCGGAGCTCGCCGCGGACAACCTCTGCGACGGTCTCGGGGCCTGCCTCGGTGACTGCCCGCAGGACGCCATCACTATAATAGAGCGCGAGGCGGACGAATTCGACGAGGAGGCCGTGCACCAGCACCTTGCCGGCAACGCACACGCCGCGGCTCCGGAGGCGCATGCGCCGCACAAGAGCCACGCCGAAGCGCACCACGGCGGGTGCCCCGGCTCCAGGGCAATGTCCCTGAAGCCTGCCGCTCCCGCTCCGGACGCAGGGGAGGGCGCGCCGCAGCCGAGCCAGCTCGGACAGTGGCCGGTGCAGCTGCACCTCGTGCCGCCGACTGCTCCGTACTTCCAGAACGCGGACCTGCTGATCGCCGCCGACTGCGTTCCGTTCGCCTACGCGGATTTCCATCGCGATCTTCTGGCGGGGAAGGCGGTCGTCATCGGTTGCCCGAAGCTCGACGACAACGATTTCTACACGAAGAAGCTCACCGAGCTCTTCCGCGTCTCCTCCATCAAGTCGATCACCGTCGTGAGGATGGAGGTGCCGTGCTGCGGCGGGATCGTGGCAGCCGCCCGGCAGGCGCTCGCCGCATGCGGAAAGGAGATCCCCTTCAAGGAAGTGAGGGTCAGCATCAATGGCGAGATTCTCGGGTAA
- a CDS encoding nitrous oxide-stimulated promoter family protein: MNETAKKEKNDLELLAHFIRTYCRGKHGSRKGELCTECSELLEYAQAKRRKCPLDPKPSCKHCKVHCYAKNQRARIKEVMAYSGKRLLLRGRLDLLWHYFF; encoded by the coding sequence ATGAACGAGACAGCGAAGAAAGAAAAGAACGATCTGGAATTGCTGGCACATTTCATCCGCACCTACTGCCGCGGGAAGCACGGCTCGCGGAAAGGGGAGCTCTGCACGGAGTGCTCGGAGCTTCTCGAGTACGCACAGGCAAAGCGGAGGAAATGTCCCCTCGATCCGAAGCCGTCCTGCAAGCACTGCAAGGTGCATTGCTACGCGAAGAACCAGAGGGCCCGGATAAAAGAGGTGATGGCGTACTCGGGGAAGCGGCTCCTGCTGCGCGGGAGGCTCGATCTCCTCTGGCATTACTTCTTCTGA